The Equus quagga isolate Etosha38 chromosome 2, UCLA_HA_Equagga_1.0, whole genome shotgun sequence genome has a window encoding:
- the LOC124236295 gene encoding olfactory receptor 10G2-like, whose amino-acid sequence MRKTKNTPLDTVVTDFILLGLSHPPNLRTLLFLVFFCIYFLTQLGNLLILLTVWADPKLHARPMYILLGVLSFLDMWLSSVIVPRIILNLTSASKAIPFGGCVAQLYAFHFLGSTQCFLYTLMAYDRYLAICHPLCYPMLMNGRLCTMLVAGAWLAGSIHGSIQAILTCRLPYCGPNQVDYFFCDIPAVLRLACADTTVNELVTFVDTGVVAASCFMLILLSYANIVHAILKIRTADGRQRAFSTCGSHLTVVTVYYVPCIFIYLRAGSKSPLDGAVAVFYTAVTPLLNPLIYTLRNQEVKSALKRITAGRGAASANK is encoded by the coding sequence ATGAGAAAGACCAAAAACACACCTCTGGACACTGTGGTGACAGATTTCATTCTCCTGGGCTTGTCTCACCCCCCGAATCTGAGGACCCTCCTCTTCCTGGTCTTCTTCTGCATTTACTTCCTGACTCAGCTGGGAAATCTGCTCATTCTGCTCACTGTGTGGGCTGACCCAAAGCTCCATGCTCGGCCCATGTACATTCTTCTGGGTGTGCTCTCATTTCTGGACATGTGGCTCTCCTCAGTCATCGTTCCTCGCATTATTCTAAACTTGACTTCTGCCAGCAAGGCAATCCCGTTCGGTGGCTGTGTGGCTCAGCTATACGCCTTTCACTTCCTGGGCAGCACCCAGTGCTTCCTCTACACACTGATGGCCTATGACAGGTACCTGGCAATATGCCACCCCCTGTGCTACCCTATGCTCATGAATGGGAGGTTATGCACCATGCTTGTGGCTGGAGCTTGGCTGGCTGGCTCCATCCATGGGTCTATCCAGGCCATCTTGACCTGCCGCCTGCCCTACTGTGGGCCCAACCAGGTGGATTACTTTTTCTGTGATATCCCCGCAGTATTGAGACTGGCTTGTGCTGACACGACTGTCAATGAGCTTGTGACCTTTGTGGACACTGGGGTAGTGGCTGCCAGTTGTTTCATGTTGATTCTGCTCTCCTATGCCAACATAGTCCATGCCATCCTGAAGATCCGCACTGCTGATGGGCGGCAAcgggccttctccacctgtggctcCCACCTAACCGTGGTCACAGTCTACTATGTCCCCTGCATTTTCATCTACCTTCGGGCTGGCTCCAAGAGCCCCCTGGATGGGGCAGTGGCTGTGTTTTACACTGCTGTCACTCCATTACTGAACCCCCTCATCTATACCCTGAGAAACCAGGAAGTGAAGTCTGCTCTGAAGAGAATAACAGCAGGTCGAGGGGCTGCGAGTGCAAATAAGTAA
- the LOC124236296 gene encoding olfactory receptor 10G2, whose protein sequence is MRKTKNTPLDTVVTDFILLGLSHPPNLRTLLFLVFFCIYFLTQLGNLLILLTVWADPKLHARPMYILLGVLSFLDMWLSSVIVPRLILDFTPASKAIPFAGCVAQLYFFHFLGSTQCFLYTLMAYDRYLAICHPLRYSVLMNGRLCTMLVAGTWVAGSIHGSIQATLTFRLPYCGPNQVDYFFCDIPAVLRLACADMTVNELVTFVDIGVVAASCFMLILLSYANIVHAILKIRTADGRQRAFSTCGSHLTVVTVYYVPCIFIYLRAGSKSPLDGAVAVFYTAVTPLLNPLIYTLRNQEVKSALKRITAGRGAASANK, encoded by the coding sequence ATGAGAAAGACCAAAAACACACCTCTGGACACTGTGGTGACAGACTTCATTCTCCTGGGCTTGTCTCACCCCCCGAATCTGAGGACCCTCCTCTTCCTGGTCTTCTTCTGCATTTACTTCCTGACTCAGCTGGGAAATCTGCTCATTCTGCTCACTGTGTGGGCTGACCCAAAGCTCCATGCTCGGCCCATGTACATTCTTCTGGGTGTGCTCTCATTTCTGGACATGTGGCTCTCCTCAGTCATCGTTCCTCGGCTAATATTGGATTTTACTCCTGCCAGCAAAGCAATCCCATTTGCTGGCTGTGTGGCTCAATTGTATTTCTTTCACTTCCTGGGCAGCACCCAGTGCTTCCTCTATACCTTGATGGCCTATGACAGGTACCTGGCAATATGCCACCCTCTGCGCTACTCTGTGCTCATGAATGGGAGGTTATGTACCATGCTTGTAGCTGGAACATGGGTGGCCGGCTCCATCCATGGGTCTATCCAGGCCACCCTGACATTCCGCCTGCCCTACTGTGGGCCCAACCAGGTGGATTACTTTTTCTGTGATATCCCCGCAGTATTGAGACTGGCTTGTGCTGACATGACTGTCAATGAGCTTGTGACCTTTGTGGACATTGGGGTAGTGGCTGCCAGTTGTTTCATGTTGATTCTGCTCTCCTATGCCAACATAGTCCATGCCATCCTGAAGATCCGCACTGCTGATGGGCGGCAAcgggccttctccacctgtggctcCCACCTAACCGTGGTCACAGTCTACTATGTCCCCTGCATTTTCATCTACCTTCGGGCTGGCTCCAAGAGCCCCCTGGATGGGGCAGTGGCTGTGTTTTACACTGCTGTCACTCCATTACTGAACCCCCTCATCTATACACTGAGGAACCAGGAAGTGAAGTCTGCTCTGAAGAGAATAACAGCAGGTCGAGGGGCTGCGAGTGCAAATAAGTAA